AAAAGGAGCAGCTTCATTCTCTTGCCAAAGCATTAACTTGATTCCTTCATATGATGTAAACCCAATTATCAAACAGGAACACTTCACACCTCTAATATCCCTACTTAATGGCACTATATGCCTGAATTAAAATACATGTCTAAAATCCAACAGATATTGTTCATTGTTATTATCAAACCTTAAGCAATTGCAAAGTATACTTACAAAAATCTAACTAGCCATGTGGATGttagtttattttaaatttaagcaTATATTAAGATTTCAGATTGCAGAAATTCCATTCCAAACACAATGAGAAAGATGAAGGCATCCGAGTAAGGAGAACCTGAAGATCTGGTGGGAGATATCTATACACATCATAAATTTGATCTTTAAATCCTCTGCTCAACATTTCATCAGATTCatcctaaaaacaaaaagaaaaatataagatAATCCTTGATACTGGACGACAAAAAAGAACAAAAGTACATTCAAGTATTGGCAAGTAGAAACGATTAATTTACCAGAACTAGTAACTTGATAGCTCTTGTACGCAATGTTCTTCTTTTGATCATGTCACAGACTCGCCCAGGAGTTCCAGACACCACATGAACTCCATGCTCAAGTTTCCTTATATCTTCTCCCACACTTTTGCCTCCAATGCAAGCATGTGCTTGAATATTAATATAATCTCCAATAGCCAATATAACTTTTTCAGTCTGTGTGGCCAATTCTCTTGTTGGAGACACAATTAAAGCTTGCACCCTGTTCAGAAATTGCAAAATTGAGCTCACAAATTAATAAACTCATGTACTTTGTTCTTAGCAAACCACAAATCTTTAAGATTATGAATTTTAccgaaagattaaaaaaaatgtcaGCATTGAAAAGCCAGAAACATCAAATTTACATCAGAAGATTAAGAGTGGTATATACAACAATGAACAGTAATCATTTTATTAAGCTCAATCTAAAAAATAATCATCATTTTGTACAATATTCacttcaaattataaaaaaataataaataacacCCGATCATCTCTAAAGCAAGCAACTTAATAACCATTCATAAACAAACCAAAGATGGGTATTAATATGCACTTATTACAAATCATCAATTTCTTCAGTTTGCTCTCTACTCACTCTAGAGGAGCCAATTTCAAAAAACTACACCCTTGGAAACACCCCATCAAAAACATATCAAATCCTTTAGGGGATAATGCCCCTTTtaaacttttccatctttctagCTGTTATTCAAATTCACATTATACAATATCACACAAAAAcatcattcaaaattcaaaactaatATTAAAAACACCCACATGAAAAAACCCTAATCGATAAATACAAACCTAAAATAACTCTAATCCAAATTACCccaaaaaaccctaattaagAAATTCAACCCTAAATTCCTCAAAACTAACATTCCATCTTCCAACtactcatccaaacaaatcaacacAACAAAAAAAGCAAACAAGACGAAAGAAACTCACTCTCTGACAGACGTATCAACAACCTGGCAAACAGTAAGCGCAATCATGGACGTCTTTCCCGTTCCAGATTGAGCCTGAGCAATAACATCCCGTCCCTGAATGATAGGCGCAACGGCACGCTGTTGAATCGCAGACGGTTTCTCGAAACCGTACGCGTAGATTCCACGGAGCAAATCTTCCTTTATCCCCATCTCTTGGAAACTCGCAATCGCCTTCACACCTTCCGTCGTCTCAAAGTCCATGTCCTCATTGGAGATAACCGTTCGCCGACGATTCGCCGGCACCACAGAAGTTGTCGCCATCGCCGCCGAGTTGGGTTAGGTTGATGAGAGGAGAAAGAAGGGGAAAGTTGGGTTTTTGATTTTTGAGAGACTCGGTTTTTTTCTGAACCCTAGAAAGTAAAATAGGATGCAGCTTACTTTGGGAGCAAATAATACGAGTATTTGCTAATTTATTTATACTATGGttctaaattaaaaaactaaatcaaATTTATCATCCTAGTAAGTAGTAACTCATACTAAGATTtagttttttctttcaaattttaatttattcaaattaaattttatcttttaattaatattgcaatcaaatataaattaattttaagaaatcaaatataaattaatctcatttaaaattttaattaaaaatgcaATAATATTCATACCATTATATACCTGAAATCCAAATtttactttaaattttttttgtaaaactaaaatatttaaaaacggTAAATTTGATTGAAACTTATTTTATCAGATTTACCAAttacaatttattattttttacctcaaatttacctatttttttaatttttaacaaaaaaaaattataatatttaaattctcATATGATTAGAAGTGAGAATATTGAAATCTGACTTATTTAAAACTCACTTCACCGCTTTGTTTGATTAAAATATCGACtcatattctttaaaaaaaaattattaaaatagactaaaataaaaattaattttatatggtATATCAATGATATggacttttatttttttgaaataagaaaatttataatattttttttgtttagaatgtGTTTAATACAATATAATACTTCtactaaaatttaaaaactaCTAGTGATGTGGTCGCCTTAGTTAGATCGTGAGCGATCTTGTTTACTTGTCTTCTAATAAACTTCACACTAGAATTGTTAAAATACATAGAAATAAAGTTTACACAATGATTAATATTATCATCAAATTATAGGTGATATCTTTTAGAGGAATGTAAATTATTCATAACTATTTTAGTATCTAATTCAAAATCCATAGATCTCATATTAAGGTCACGAACCCAATATGAGAGTCAAAAGTAAACCAAGAGCTTTGTCCACTCGTACATCGGAAATAGGAGAGAATTGctcaattttagtaaaacaaaaacaTCATGTTCATCTCTGATAAAAACATCGATCAATTCCCACTTTGTTGTTCAAAGGCGAAAAGGGAAGCATCCATGTTACATTTAAATTTTTCTATTGATGGCTTACTCCACTTGTTACAAGAAGTAGATTTGTAAGAAGGAGAAGATGTTGTTTTAAAATTCTTAGCAGCTTGCCACGACTTGAATAACTCAGTTGCTCTATTGATCATCGTTCTTTGCTGCTTGATAACATTGTTGCAGATTTTGTTATTTCTTTGCATCCAAATACTCTAAATAACAGTGGCAAAAGGATTGTGATTCTCAATAAaattttgaatgatgttgaaaaataTTATAGGAGCATCGTTTCCACTCTTGCATATGTCATAAATGATCAAATAAATAGGAATTTGATGCCAAATGTGTCGACTCTTGGGGCAATTTAAAAAGACATGCAAAGAATCTCCAATACCATTATCACATAAAACACAGTTATTTGGACAAGTAACACCTTTATTTTGAAGTCGTTAAGGAGTAGGAATGTAGTTTCTACAAACCCTCCATGTCATATTTTTAACCGTTGGTGCTGCTTGAATTTTTCTAATGAGGTTCAAAGGTCTGGGTTGCCTGTGGAAAGTAGTATCAATAAGctcaagtgtaacaccccatattttatatttattaatttaattggagtttaaattaatttcttggattattggtattttaaattggacttaagttggaaattgtgtaaaataaggTTATTGGGCCAAGTTGTTGTTAGTAATGGAGGGGtgtgattggtaggccctattactaaagttactttgctttattttcataaaataaaataattgggaaAAGGAGAGAATAGAAGCAAAGGAGAAGAAAAGTTCAGAACGTGAGAAGAGCAGAGAACGTGAAGAAGCGCGAAGAGAGTGAGACTCAAGATCAAccttaaggtaagggggactcttccatttagcATCTATTATGAGACTATAGATGGTGGGATGAATGAGTATATTGTTTATGTCGATTGTGATatgtgttaggttttgggataattggggttttgggagatttgatgaattgactgaatGATGTTATGTATGATGTTAGATTACCATTAAAACGTGCTAAAGTTGTGTTAAAAGGTGTATTCTTGTACTGTTTGGTGATTTAACATGTCATGGTACGCATTGGATGGAATGTGGAATGGTACGGGTGCTGTAAAATGGCAATTTTGGGGTTACTGGtacgaagtaaccggttactggggtttgggtaaccggttactgaactGTCTTGGGaggcagtaatcggttactgaaatggcagtaaccgattacccatagtaaaaacagAAATCTGATTTTTTGaatctcagtaaccgattactggtgtttgggtaatcggttaccactgtttgtttttgaaaaatagaatattttgtaaaagccataactttcaaaccgtatgtccgtttttagtgtcgttttgaGCAAGGCGAACCTTATGAAATAACCTATGTGTTtagatgatgaaatgaggtgtaacttttattattttagatCATGATTTATTTGCTTGTTGAATGATGTATAGTGTgtatatatatgatgagatatgacaacACATGCTATGTTTAAAGCATGAGTTGTGTAatgatttgtttgattttatgTGATGAAGCTTATGAGACATTCTATGCaaggatatgagtatgatgtgaatatcttgttagTTTGATGGGttatgtattgttgacatatatgatgaatgtgacaatataagatgtgtttgaaaacatgattatgtgatgattgttgagaattgtataatgatgattgatttgttttggacgatgggaatacatgtatattcgttatggatgatgatgatgaggattgatGTGGTTACATATATgttcttaatgatgatgatgatgattgattgatgattgaatggtgcatatatatatatatataaacatgctttgatgatgatgatgattatgatgaaatgagtatttgatgatgttactcatatacttgacgatggtataagtatgttcatgtatgtttgtattcattcatattcattgttgatgttgtatccatgatgatgtgttggatcagtgaagggcatgattcccattgtgtggaatctgtgctggcagggtcgtatcttgatgatggttggatcggtcatgggttattcccatttgatgatgttggtaccacatgcatgtagttgcattgcattaggataTTTGCATTAtcataacatgaatggaagattgtccaatgttataatatgttgtgattgattgactgttgtgattgatgaatgtggttgtgaatctgatcataattgcaattgggtgaataatatgcgaATGATGTCTTactatttatatcttataacatttcctaattgagaatgagactcacccttacatgttgtcattttcagattgaagatagcggctttcgactcggtgaggattatctcatgagtcagtgtgttagtttagcgttaagtgtcatgctctgataattgtaacactagggaacattATCTTAGGGTTCATGTTTTAATAACTCTATTTTTATGATATTGGTTTCATTTTGGGATGTAGTATTAAAGATGTTATACTCATTTGAATGTTggatttccgctgtgttgacatgagattattttatgagttatgatgaattatgttgaatttcctcagtgaatgcatggcaatgacgtatgatgtttgtttttaaattgaattgtggcaccatTGTTTCATGtacttgtaatacggtgaactgacctttttgaaatgtcgcggtaagcaagagtcgccaccgacttttattttatccaatttaggaaacgctaaaagaacaggaaaataccttttaaaaagattttgagttcggggggtaaattatacaaagggaaggtgtaaagcacctattgcatccatggttatccatgggctcttaattgcttagctcacttgtttgtttgaattgctAGAAAAAGTAGTgtatgaataagaaaagattcgtttaaggactttagcttgtaaataagcgtagccttgttttgaaagtatttgaaaatgagtTGGAAAAGATTTTGAGGtttgatttgaatggagcaagcaattaagaactacctaccctaagtttgtctttcgtgttctttaagtctttcgggcgaaagggtctatccataccatgagagggtaggaagcctttcaattggatgtgcgggtcatcgaagggtcatcgagaataatcgttcaccacaagactgtccctaccataaagagggcaggtagtctaagggaaggacataatagtcattaaggcaacagtaaggataccttagcaatcgaagggactatcaccatttaatcgagggacgagatcatatttatcgtaggcaactcgaagggactatgatcttttattccgagggactatgatgatttgaatccgtagcaagctaaggtatccctacgctcgaagggacttgactattttgatcgaaatcgaaggcaacaggcaacaggagggataccctaaaggtgagtgtgtgcagcaatcacgtgttagattcagatatttaatcttgaGTTAGTGATCTACGTTTAATTTTgatcttgccactccctatttactaaccacgcaattaatatTATGCGgaaaaataaaatgcggaaagtaaatgttcTACGCTATTACAGAGCTTCGGGAATGGGGAGTACATGATAAAAATCGGGGGAGGTGCGAGAAAGTaaaggtcctaattactattacatcaaaaactgaataagcgacctatacaccttctagaatttaaatggcagaaaattaaattattgaaataaaggcaaaattttaaataaaaggcagaaattaaaaggcgaaattaaaaggcaaaaataattaaaggcaaattaaataatttaaatagagggcattcgacaatcaatggagtatgggatgagaagagaatttgCGCGTTTTtagaaaattcaatttgattacaaAAGGTAAGCCTAAACCCTTGTGGCTAAACCTAAGGGTAAAATCCTAGTtgatggacaacacctaccaaaaTATGTGATTTTTTAGGGTTAAGGGCAAAGATAAGTGATGAAACCTAAAATCAGGCTAAAATTGAATTATTGatctgaaaaccctaatttgattaaattagccTAAgcctaaattttatattattaatttggcctaaattaaaaattaaattgattttattaaaccaaactaaaaactaaattaaaaaaaattaagcctaaataaattaacatttattaacctaaattcaattattaaactaatttaaattattaacctaaaatatttaactaataagaagtttggattttttaaaaggaaaaaataaaaacaaacaaagaaaagaagaaaaaaaacaaataaaaccatTAAAGGAACCTGGGCTGGGCGTGTGATCTAGTGTGGTTGCTCTTGAGGATGTACGATGCGCCTTCCTGTTCATGGGCGTTGGATCTGGAGCTAGCAGAGATCTGACGGTTTGTGGCTGAGGGTACATGATCCTGTATGCGCGTGAGGCACGTTGGATCCGAAGACTGAACACATGATgtaattcataaaaataaattgttGGAAGCCTGGATCGAACCCATGCTCTATGGGTAACGAGCCTCTTACGCTGGCCACATGTGCTGCACAAGTTTTCATGTTAATGTATCCATCATCAATCAATAAATAAGAAGCGAATAAATAAATGGTGAATTCAAATTGTGAGTCAAAGTGGGCCCCTTTTGTTCGTTGCATCCAACCAGGTTGAGAGAGAGAGTTTTATTCTTTTGACCCCCCAATAGGAATGATCGCTGGTGCCACGCGTTCTTTGACTCCTCCTTGGCTTTCGTCGGACCACCACCCACGGCGGCTGGAGCCTTCTTCTCCGATAGCCCTTAAACCTGCGACCTACAAAACAACGCAAAACGAAAAGGCAAAACGACCAGATCCAATAATTATGACCCTGCGATTCTCATGGAACCGTTAGTTTAAGCCGAAAACGTCTGCAACCAGGGGAACAGAGCTTCCTCGTTTTTTAGCCCTAACAATGGTAGAGGTCTATCATGGCGTTCAAACTTGCATGTAAAGCGTTAGATGTGTTCTAAACATGTGTGTGAAACGATCTGGGCAAAGAAATTCAGTCAATAACGCGTTAATTTaagggaacaaaaacaataaaattattaaaccGGTGTGCTTTAGTTGCTGCGTTCTGGCATGCTCCGATCTCGTATGAAGATATAGATCGGTTCCTGTGAGCTTCAGGAATCTGATAGAATGCTCATAATCGATCGTGAAGGATTGGAAACTGACCACGAGTATTGCACCATctcttgaatatttttgcaaCTTGGATCCctattttttctccaaaattcgTCCCCTCTCTTGCTGAAGGTTTAGAATATATATAGAGGAAGAGATTAGGGTTAAAAAACTTGTAGAGAATGCCATTGAttgattggaaaatatttgattggatcATGCATGAAATCTTTCTAATATTGGCCAATTTTATTTCCATGACTTCTCTTTCACGTATGATTTGGCTTGGTGTATCAATTTAAATATCCAAAACTTATCTCATAATATTTGATAGttgaatcatgattttattttatttaattttgaatttaagtgagtaaaattcaaaaattaatgaaataaaaaccATGAGATTGCATGAGATTACTCTATGGGTCCCAAGGAAATTTTTagattgactttgatttgtaatatTGATCACATAatcctttattatttattttatgatttcttggattttgaattgaatttaattgaataaattcaaataaaaatgtaataaaatcaagaaataaataatatttggttTATGGGCCTCTTATAAGCTTAAAACCACGTGAGAAAGCTAAGAGTCCAAGCTCAATGTTCAAAAGTATGAATTTTGTCCATTTGAGttccatgcattttctcaaaatcgcccaacttgtgcaattGGTATCTTGCTCAAATTTCAACATTTTTgaatgttcttggactttttagaaagctcaaaggatcctctaaacactccttttggtttcatctcaattgagtttaccatgttcaagttatgagctttgagaaaaaatgctttttggcgatcttttagaaggacctataatgtattagctcatatatctcaaatgaagaatttttagccttcgcatgtgagagacaaagttgtagagaattcaatttccttcagaatgagctttggatgggaaatttatgatgttccatgtgaaagttatggctggtcaaagttcagttgactttcttctagaaaaccctaatttagaaactttaagtttcgttgatttctgaactttccttgatgaatcatgatcaatccttgatcaaatgatgaatgatacttcaaaataaggatgttgaccaaaaatcgggaattttgactgtactttcaccatagttgacttttaggtcaaactggtcaaCCGTTGATtatttgagcaattgagtgagcaatcttttgaaacagagcttgaaacttggcatgaggctcatttgaatcatatgataggccatggagtccattggAGGCATTAGAACCTGACTTTCCTTTGAGaaaggcaaaaccctagttgtgagGCTGTTATTTAGGAGAGAGACTACATGCTtctttcttgtgtatctttgagcatttgaaagttagATGGATTTAAATATGAATagatatgttgggcaaattttggggtatgacagtactcTAAAATATtcattaattgccgcgggtttagaagggtgttacaatagtggtatcagagcaggtcggtccgtccagcCAATTATACTGTcggcgttttatcccttggtacacgacatgtgagtgaatcactgtcggtgcttgtttgttttgttgcaggtgttagattgaaacaagtgggggagaagcttcgcttctcggttatgtttcagttgtaagatgattggttcagtaggctgttgttggcaacagcgcaagtgttgttggagttggTTGTTTctcgaatcgaaggtgacttggaattaagacttgactggtaattaatttggagcatcttgaaggaggatgattaaatgtaattgatgattatttgtgcgagaggaaaattagaaagttgcaatgtatcagctctactggtggactgcgaagttgtcagttgaatagccttgcgtctcggaagaggttcagttgcaagtttgcaaagaggattgcggtcgtaatgtttcagaaatcgcacttcggcgattggatgtgttgctcaagttataagaatatttgggagcaaagagatatgataagaggCTAtatagaatgtgattgatttgaagaggatgagttttggagcgaaaattccgtaagcaaaacgcggGAAAGTTGCTAGattgttatgaaacttcgaaatttcataactggagttctggacatccgatttgagttccgtttgaagcgtcggaaagctaacgagatgaaatttgttttaaaaatggttgcagcagctgtaacatatttaattgtgacaggatgatgttggaaataggtgaagttgcggttacgctcgttcttagaactagacttgtttgttggtaccgcacgagacgtcagtgtcagagttgagcggattgaaggaataattaaaggcttgttgagaagcacttttaggaattaaatgtaccatttAAGGAGTTTTGGAGATATCATTTAGAGTGTCGCGGCATggtgtcgatgttgcatttcggataacgattggaaaattcatatcttgagcccCGAGTGtcagattaatgtgccgtttgaacctgaGAAGAGGAGAGAtgatgttctaccttatgggagagttataaatacagtagagtgatcctatgagaatagattctgaagtcggttatggaagcgtgaaacttgttgaataggaatgccttctACTGCGATTGTTTGGAAcaaagttgagtagaacatgttgttgatgaataagttgataagATGATCggtcataaagatgatttgagtattgATGGATTTTAGttagaagtgaattagtagtaaaggcgaaataaactttagaacggttgGAGTTGAATTTGTGATGCCAAGCAACGACATGTatgaaagaagaattgtagagaatttctaacacctattgacgtgaggaagactttgttgagattccgagtggaatgatatttggatgCAAAAGGCGTCATGGGATTGGGAGTAAAACcatgagttatgaatgttgtcgtgGTCTTtagctaagatgaggattttgatttggaacgagatgaatagtaatgtacgggTATATTAGTGATTCTGAAGTTGAagagtacttaacaagtgtgagATGCTAAGTGTCCATGAAGCAGATTGTGTAGTATGTTTGGATGTCGGTGTCTCACCAACAAGATCCAACGAGGAGGgaatgtgcgagttgtaaagactcaaagtgaattattgggctatgacgatgttaatgagttttgATCACCCtgaatctcttgttgatagtagacgaaatcatatatatgagatgagcttgtttgttaccttaatggtataaggtgTGATGGATAT
This genomic stretch from Vicia villosa cultivar HV-30 ecotype Madison, WI unplaced genomic scaffold, Vvil1.0 ctg.003613F_1_1, whole genome shotgun sequence harbors:
- the LOC131641287 gene encoding eukaryotic initiation factor 4A-3, yielding MATTSVVPANRRRTVISNEDMDFETTEGVKAIASFQEMGIKEDLLRGIYAYGFEKPSAIQQRAVAPIIQGRDVIAQAQSGTGKTSMIALTVCQVVDTSVREVQALIVSPTRELATQTEKVILAIGDYINIQAHACIGGKSVGEDIRKLEHGVHVVSGTPGRVCDMIKRRTLRTRAIKLLVLDESDEMLSRGFKDQIYDVYRYLPPDLQVCLISATLPHEILEMTNKFMTDPVRILVKRDELTLEGIKQFFVAVEKEDWKFDTLCDLYDTLTITQAVIFCNTKRKVDWLTEKMRNNNFTVSSMHGDMPQKERDAIMGEFRGGTTRVLITTDVWARGLDVQQVSLVINYDLPNNRELYIHRIGRSGRFGRKGVAINFVKSDDIKILRDIEQYYSTQIDEMPMNVADLI